A single genomic interval of Microbacterium oleivorans harbors:
- a CDS encoding ABC transporter ATP-binding protein: protein MSLEVNDLVIALDGRRVVDGVSFAVPDGARVGLIGESGSGKSLTALAILGLLPEGAEVSGSIRWDGMELVGRRDRDIAALRGEQVGIVFQEPQTALNPLRTVGRQISEPLRIHARAGRREALARAQADADRVRLPEGALRRYPHQLSGGQRQRVAIAMAIAARPRLLIADEPTTALDVTIQAEILALLGELVDDDGMSLLFITHDLAVLSQVATDAVVLEHGRVVESAPVATLLTAPASEVTRSLLRDATATLWRPEASA from the coding sequence ATGAGCCTCGAGGTGAACGATCTGGTCATCGCGCTCGACGGACGACGCGTCGTCGACGGCGTCTCGTTCGCGGTGCCGGACGGGGCGCGCGTGGGCTTGATCGGCGAGTCGGGCTCGGGCAAGTCCCTGACCGCGCTGGCCATCCTCGGTCTGCTGCCCGAGGGCGCGGAGGTGAGCGGCAGCATCCGTTGGGACGGCATGGAGCTCGTCGGTCGGCGCGACCGCGACATCGCCGCCCTCCGCGGCGAGCAGGTCGGCATCGTGTTCCAGGAGCCGCAGACCGCGCTCAACCCGCTGCGGACGGTGGGACGGCAGATCTCCGAGCCGCTGCGCATCCACGCCCGTGCGGGACGACGCGAGGCGCTGGCCCGTGCACAGGCCGACGCCGACCGCGTGCGCCTTCCGGAGGGCGCGCTGCGCCGCTATCCGCACCAGCTGTCGGGCGGTCAGCGCCAGCGGGTCGCGATCGCCATGGCGATCGCCGCGCGTCCGCGTCTGCTCATCGCCGACGAACCGACCACGGCGCTGGACGTCACGATCCAGGCCGAGATCCTCGCCCTCCTCGGCGAGCTGGTCGACGACGACGGGATGTCGCTGCTGTTCATCACCCACGATCTCGCCGTGCTCTCGCAGGTCGCCACGGATGCCGTGGTGCTCGAGCACGGCCGCGTCGTCGAATCGGCGCCGGTGGCCACTCTGCTGACCGCGCCGGCGTCGGAGGTCACCCGCAGCCTGCTGCGCGACGCCACGGCGACGCTCTGGCGACCGGAGGCGTCGGCATGA
- a CDS encoding ABC transporter permease, translated as MTGREGWLRRLWALPAGRFGLVVVTAIGVLAAVSLVWTPFDPQRVDIPARWAPPGWPHILGTDASGRDILSLLLAGARTTVLVAAGAGVVATLLGLALACLGALTGRWTREVVAVLVDILIAFPVLLIAMMISAVWGGSLWVVVISVGIGFGVNIARVTRPELRRTLHSDFVLAARASGLTPMQIAARHLLPNVAPVFIVQLSWGMAVAVLAEAGLSYLGFGAPPTQPSWGLLLSELQNYLTAYPLSVVWPGLAITITVLGLNMLGDGLREATDPTLARRRSAASTHTPAVVA; from the coding sequence ATGACCGGTCGCGAAGGGTGGCTGCGCCGGCTGTGGGCGCTGCCGGCGGGGCGGTTCGGGCTGGTCGTCGTCACGGCGATCGGGGTGCTCGCCGCGGTGTCGCTGGTGTGGACGCCCTTCGACCCGCAACGGGTGGACATTCCGGCACGGTGGGCCCCGCCGGGGTGGCCGCACATCCTCGGCACCGATGCGTCGGGCCGCGACATCCTCTCGCTCCTGCTCGCCGGCGCGCGCACCACGGTCCTCGTCGCCGCCGGCGCGGGCGTCGTGGCCACCCTGCTGGGTCTCGCGCTCGCGTGCCTCGGCGCCTTGACGGGACGGTGGACGCGCGAGGTCGTCGCGGTCCTCGTCGACATCCTCATCGCCTTCCCCGTGCTGCTGATCGCCATGATGATCTCGGCGGTATGGGGAGGCTCGCTGTGGGTGGTGGTGATCTCGGTGGGCATCGGCTTCGGCGTCAACATCGCACGCGTCACCCGTCCCGAACTCCGCCGGACGCTGCACAGCGACTTCGTGCTCGCCGCACGGGCGAGCGGGCTCACCCCGATGCAGATCGCCGCCCGCCACCTCCTGCCGAACGTGGCTCCGGTGTTCATCGTGCAGCTGTCGTGGGGCATGGCGGTGGCGGTCCTCGCCGAGGCCGGGCTCAGCTATCTCGGCTTCGGGGCTCCCCCGACCCAGCCCTCGTGGGGGCTGCTGCTCAGCGAGCTGCAGAACTACCTCACCGCGTATCCGCTCAGCGTGGTCTGGCCCGGTCTGGCCATCACGATCACCGTCCTGGGGCTGAACATGCTGGGCGACGGCCTGCGCGAGGCCACCGATCCGACGCTCGCACGGCGACGCTCGGCGGCGTCGACCCACACGCCGGCGGTGGTGGCATGA
- a CDS encoding ABC transporter permease — translation MTRYALTRLGLLLLGLVVASVLIFLTLRVLPGDVAQQIAGTNSTPEQVAAIRERLGLDVPLTTQYAQWIGGLLMGDLGASLVTGTPVAAELAAKAQVTVPLGLMSMAVALLIALPFGILAALRRGRADGTLLSFGAQTLAAVPVVWAGMMLVVVFAVWLGWLPAQGFPRDGWREPGRALASLVLPAVTIGVVEGAMLMRFVRSATLAAMGQDFVRTAAAKGLTRRAALLRHGLPTVGLSIISVLGLQVAGIVVGAVVIEQLFTLPGIGRMLVADVGLRDLPKVQGELLTLTAVVLVVGFVVDLVHRGLDPRQREAS, via the coding sequence GTGACCCGTTACGCGCTGACGCGACTGGGCCTGCTCCTGCTGGGCCTGGTCGTCGCCAGCGTGCTGATCTTCCTCACCCTGCGAGTCCTGCCCGGGGATGTCGCCCAGCAGATCGCGGGGACCAACTCCACCCCCGAGCAGGTCGCGGCCATCCGGGAACGTCTGGGGCTCGACGTTCCCCTCACGACGCAGTACGCCCAGTGGATCGGCGGGCTCCTCATGGGCGATCTCGGAGCCTCCCTCGTGACGGGTACCCCGGTGGCCGCCGAGCTCGCCGCGAAGGCGCAGGTGACGGTTCCCCTCGGCTTGATGTCGATGGCGGTGGCGCTGCTGATCGCCCTCCCCTTCGGCATCCTCGCCGCGCTGCGGCGCGGTCGCGCCGACGGAACGCTCCTCTCGTTCGGTGCGCAGACCCTCGCCGCCGTCCCCGTGGTGTGGGCGGGGATGATGCTCGTCGTCGTCTTCGCCGTGTGGCTCGGCTGGCTGCCCGCGCAAGGCTTCCCCCGCGACGGGTGGCGTGAGCCGGGACGGGCCCTCGCGTCGCTCGTGCTGCCCGCCGTCACGATCGGGGTCGTCGAGGGTGCGATGCTCATGCGGTTCGTCCGATCCGCGACGCTCGCCGCCATGGGTCAGGACTTCGTCCGCACGGCAGCGGCGAAGGGGCTCACCCGCCGGGCGGCGCTGCTCCGCCACGGCCTGCCGACGGTGGGGCTGTCGATCATCAGCGTCCTCGGCCTGCAGGTCGCGGGCATCGTCGTGGGCGCCGTCGTCATCGAGCAGCTCTTCACCCTGCCGGGAATCGGTCGCATGCTCGTCGCCGATGTCGGTCTGCGCGACCTGCCCAAGGTGCAGGGGGAGCTCCTGACGCTCACCGCCGTCGTCCTGGTCGTGGGCTTCGTCGTCGACCTGGTGCACCGCGGGCTCGACCCTCGACAGCGGGAGGCGTCATGA
- a CDS encoding ABC transporter substrate-binding protein, translated as MLRRTALSAAALLAAGTLVLAGCTGGADPAPSATVGTSNPDASVSIRLVLEPSNLDIRQTAGISLDQTLIDNVYQGLVARTAEGEITDSLASSHEVSADGLTYTFTLREGVVFHDGQPLTPQDVVSSLTTRQATPAWADSERLANVASIAADGQTITVTLTQPDSALLWNLTGRAGIILKEGDTVDYNTAANGTGPFRLANWRQGASLTLERNDAYWGDAAQVADVTFDFIPDNQAAINAALAGEIDVIVGFDANLADQVEAGGDFAVQTGSATDKSVLAMNSTSGALADPRVREAIRTAIDHDAIVEAVGAGQTLFGPIPEPDPGYEDLSDVVAYDPEAARALLSEAGVDDLTLTLTIPSAYDSTLPQILVSNLNDVGIDLQVDPVDFGTWLSDVYTNKDYELSVVNHAEPRDFENWADPDYYFTYDNPEVQELYAQSLAATDEAAASDLLAQAARIVSEDHAADWLYNWASVVAVATNVSGMPVDNVNARIDLAEIAKSDG; from the coding sequence ATGCTCCGCCGCACCGCTCTCTCGGCCGCCGCCCTGCTGGCCGCCGGGACCCTCGTCCTCGCCGGCTGCACGGGCGGTGCCGACCCCGCCCCCTCGGCGACCGTCGGAACCTCGAACCCCGACGCCAGCGTCAGCATCCGTCTGGTGCTCGAGCCGTCCAACCTCGACATCCGCCAGACCGCAGGCATCTCGCTCGATCAGACCCTCATCGACAACGTGTACCAGGGCTTGGTGGCACGCACGGCCGAGGGCGAGATCACCGACTCCCTCGCCAGTTCGCACGAGGTCTCAGCCGACGGACTCACCTACACCTTCACCCTTCGCGAAGGCGTCGTCTTCCACGACGGGCAGCCACTCACGCCCCAGGACGTCGTGTCGTCGCTGACGACGCGACAGGCCACCCCGGCATGGGCCGACAGCGAGCGGCTGGCCAACGTCGCCTCGATCGCCGCCGACGGGCAGACCATCACCGTGACGCTGACCCAGCCCGATTCCGCTCTCCTGTGGAACCTCACCGGCCGCGCGGGCATCATCCTCAAAGAGGGCGACACGGTGGACTACAACACCGCGGCCAACGGCACCGGTCCGTTCCGGCTCGCCAACTGGCGACAGGGCGCGAGCCTCACGCTCGAGCGCAACGACGCCTACTGGGGCGACGCGGCCCAGGTCGCCGACGTCACCTTCGACTTCATCCCCGACAACCAGGCCGCCATCAATGCGGCCCTCGCCGGCGAGATCGACGTGATCGTCGGCTTCGACGCCAACCTCGCCGACCAGGTCGAAGCAGGCGGCGACTTCGCCGTCCAAACCGGCAGCGCGACCGACAAGAGCGTGCTCGCGATGAACTCCACCTCCGGAGCGCTCGCCGACCCGCGGGTGCGCGAGGCGATCCGCACCGCGATCGACCACGACGCCATCGTCGAGGCCGTGGGCGCGGGGCAGACCCTCTTCGGACCGATTCCCGAGCCCGACCCGGGGTACGAGGATCTCAGCGATGTCGTCGCCTACGATCCCGAGGCCGCCCGGGCGCTCCTCAGCGAGGCCGGTGTGGACGATCTGACCCTGACCCTCACGATCCCCTCGGCGTACGATTCGACGCTGCCGCAGATCCTGGTGTCGAACCTGAACGACGTCGGCATCGATCTGCAGGTCGATCCGGTCGACTTCGGGACGTGGCTGAGCGATGTCTACACGAACAAGGACTACGAGCTCAGCGTCGTCAACCACGCCGAGCCGCGCGACTTCGAGAACTGGGCCGACCCGGACTACTACTTCACCTACGACAACCCCGAGGTGCAAGAGCTCTACGCTCAGTCGCTCGCGGCGACGGACGAGGCCGCAGCCTCGGACCTCCTCGCGCAGGCCGCGCGCATCGTCTCGGAGGACCACGCCGCCGACTGGCTCTACAACTGGGCCTCCGTCGTCGCGGTGGCCACGAACGTCTCGGGCATGCCCGTCGACAACGTGAACGCCCGCATCGACCTGGCCGAGATCGCCAAGAGCGACGGGTGA
- a CDS encoding alpha/beta fold hydrolase has protein sequence MAETPFDEFSFLPVQAAESGVPVPSAERLFTFAPDGRPLSALRLGDGLPEVTLLHGAGLNAHTWDRTALALGRPVLALDLPGHGDSGWRDDADYAARTLAADIAPAIAHWTETPQVVVGQSLGGLTAAALAAAHPELVRALVIVDIAPGLDPAGGASQIRRFFAGPTHWASREEMVDRALSFGLGGDRTAAERGVYLNSRVREDGRVEWKHHFARIANVLAADPGASAAASARQDSLAGILAASGWEDLAAVSAPVTLVRGNRGYLSDADVEAFTTRLPDAGIVTVDSGHNVQEELPSELARIIRDAGLTSL, from the coding sequence GTGGCCGAGACACCGTTCGACGAATTCTCGTTCCTGCCCGTGCAGGCCGCCGAGAGCGGGGTGCCGGTGCCGTCGGCGGAGCGCCTGTTCACCTTCGCCCCGGACGGCCGACCCCTGAGCGCGCTGCGACTCGGTGACGGCCTCCCCGAGGTCACGCTGCTCCACGGCGCCGGACTGAACGCGCACACGTGGGATCGGACGGCTCTCGCCCTCGGCCGTCCGGTGCTGGCGCTCGACCTCCCGGGGCACGGCGACTCGGGCTGGCGCGACGACGCCGACTACGCGGCTCGGACCCTCGCCGCCGACATCGCTCCGGCCATCGCCCACTGGACCGAGACGCCGCAGGTCGTCGTCGGCCAATCCCTCGGGGGGCTGACCGCCGCGGCTCTCGCCGCCGCACATCCCGAGCTCGTCAGGGCCCTGGTCATCGTCGACATCGCTCCCGGCCTCGACCCTGCGGGAGGGGCGTCCCAGATCCGGCGATTCTTCGCGGGCCCGACGCACTGGGCATCGCGTGAGGAGATGGTCGATCGCGCACTGTCGTTCGGGCTCGGCGGCGACCGTACCGCCGCCGAGCGCGGGGTCTACCTGAACTCGCGCGTGCGCGAGGACGGCCGCGTCGAGTGGAAGCACCACTTCGCACGCATCGCCAACGTCCTCGCGGCCGACCCCGGTGCGTCCGCCGCCGCGTCCGCGCGCCAGGACTCGCTCGCCGGCATCCTCGCCGCCTCGGGCTGGGAGGATCTGGCGGCCGTCTCCGCTCCCGTCACCCTCGTGCGCGGCAACCGCGGGTACCTGAGCGATGCCGATGTCGAGGCATTCACGACGCGACTCCCGGACGCCGGGATCGTGACGGTGGACTCCGGACACAACGTGCAGGAGGAACTGCCGAGCGAGCTCGCCCGCATCATCCGGGACGCCGGACTGACCTCCCTCTGA
- a CDS encoding carboxymuconolactone decarboxylase family protein, producing the protein MSPERRIHLAKAARPAFDALDAFARTVGRIAAEAGVDDRLKELALVHSSQLNGCAYCARVHVERAVAAGVTVDEIGQLSTWRDSGVFDERERAALELAEAYVHIADDGISDELYDHVGGVFSEAEYVALSWLLISINAFNRLTIAGRYPVPPLPKAEV; encoded by the coding sequence ATGAGTCCGGAGCGCCGTATCCACCTGGCGAAGGCGGCGCGTCCCGCTTTCGATGCGCTCGACGCCTTCGCCCGCACGGTCGGCCGCATCGCCGCCGAGGCCGGCGTCGACGATCGGCTGAAGGAGCTCGCTCTCGTGCACAGCTCGCAGCTCAACGGCTGCGCCTACTGTGCGCGTGTTCACGTCGAGCGCGCCGTCGCCGCGGGGGTGACGGTCGACGAGATCGGCCAACTCTCGACCTGGCGCGACTCCGGCGTCTTCGACGAGCGTGAGCGGGCGGCGCTCGAGCTCGCCGAGGCTTATGTGCATATCGCCGACGACGGCATCTCGGACGAGCTCTACGACCATGTCGGGGGCGTGTTCTCGGAAGCGGAGTACGTCGCCCTGAGCTGGCTGCTGATCTCGATCAACGCGTTCAACCGGCTGACGATCGCGGGTCGCTATCCGGTTCCGCCGCTGCCGAAGGCGGAGGTGTGA
- a CDS encoding tyrosine-protein phosphatase, producing the protein MTGRSAPVVSGAINFRDTGGLPAGGRATRAGVLFRSGNLFRVDDSGRQALRDLGLRRIIDLRDDDEVLSEPTVLDGFTHETQRVPLFVGSVASLFRADMSLDSMYRSLVDDSAPRVLDVVRGVLAEQPVLVHCTIGKDRTGVTIALILAAAGVDEDAVIADYARTETLLPAERNAPIIAYLRERHPDAPHLVDLATRSPAPVMRALLEDLRERFGSPREYLRAQGLDDDELAELRRILVA; encoded by the coding sequence GTGACCGGCCGGTCCGCCCCCGTGGTCTCGGGCGCGATCAACTTCCGCGACACGGGCGGACTCCCGGCGGGTGGTCGTGCCACCCGTGCCGGGGTGCTGTTCCGCTCGGGCAATCTCTTCCGCGTCGACGACTCGGGCCGGCAGGCGTTGCGAGACCTCGGCCTGCGCCGCATCATCGACCTGCGCGACGACGACGAGGTGCTCTCGGAACCCACCGTGCTCGACGGCTTCACGCACGAGACTCAGCGGGTGCCGCTCTTCGTCGGCTCGGTGGCCTCGTTGTTCCGCGCGGACATGTCACTCGACTCGATGTACCGCTCGCTCGTGGACGACTCCGCACCCCGGGTGCTCGACGTGGTCCGGGGAGTGCTGGCCGAACAGCCCGTCCTGGTGCACTGCACGATCGGCAAGGACCGCACGGGCGTCACGATCGCCCTGATCCTCGCGGCGGCCGGCGTCGACGAGGATGCCGTGATCGCCGACTACGCGCGCACCGAGACGCTGCTGCCGGCCGAGCGGAACGCGCCGATCATCGCGTACCTCCGCGAGCGGCATCCGGATGCGCCGCACCTCGTCGACCTCGCGACCCGGTCGCCGGCGCCGGTGATGCGGGCGCTCCTCGAGGATCTGCGCGAACGCTTCGGCTCGCCGAGGGAGTATCTGCGCGCCCAGGGCCTGGACGACGACGAGCTCGCCGAGTTGCGTCGCATCCTGGTCGCCTGA
- a CDS encoding SIP domain-containing protein: MTEAHSDSACRASKHARVQQLITADEHALAELEALLATLPLCSTGRVFVEVPDASWIGALSVPGRMIVTWLDRSARSGAAGTGRACAPGEALSRAVIAWADEMLCTEAARSTRVHLLGGFLGTADILDHLTGRLALAADEIHTPARFGLATAR; the protein is encoded by the coding sequence ATGACCGAGGCCCACAGCGACTCCGCCTGCCGTGCATCGAAGCACGCACGCGTCCAGCAGCTGATCACCGCCGACGAGCACGCGCTCGCCGAGTTGGAGGCCCTGCTCGCGACACTGCCGCTGTGCTCGACGGGCCGCGTGTTCGTCGAGGTTCCCGACGCATCGTGGATCGGCGCGCTCTCGGTGCCCGGCCGCATGATCGTGACCTGGCTCGACCGCTCGGCCCGCTCCGGCGCCGCCGGCACAGGGCGGGCGTGCGCCCCGGGCGAAGCGCTGTCGCGTGCCGTCATCGCCTGGGCCGACGAGATGCTGTGCACCGAGGCCGCACGCTCGACGCGTGTGCATCTGCTGGGCGGGTTCCTCGGGACGGCGGACATCCTCGACCACCTCACCGGACGCCTCGCCCTGGCGGCCGACGAGATCCACACGCCCGCGCGCTTCGGTCTGGCCACCGCTCGCTGA
- a CDS encoding Fe-S oxidoreductase has product MSPVAPPPQWRERADDAVRRGVAFDRRIPPVLLDSVVSRLGARAGTAFGFVWGSLWSTGRVRRRDGLWVFTGMPGWTFGRGGVCVGSCFLTGDREPDERVLTHERVHARQWRRYGLLMPVLYLLAGRDPLRNRFEIEAGLADGNYIPRRGARG; this is encoded by the coding sequence ATGAGTCCCGTCGCGCCGCCGCCGCAGTGGCGTGAGCGCGCCGATGATGCCGTGCGGCGCGGCGTCGCGTTCGACCGACGTATCCCGCCGGTCCTCCTCGACTCCGTCGTCAGCAGACTCGGGGCCCGTGCCGGGACGGCATTCGGGTTCGTCTGGGGGTCGCTCTGGTCGACCGGACGCGTACGGCGCCGGGACGGCCTGTGGGTGTTCACGGGGATGCCCGGGTGGACGTTCGGCCGGGGCGGAGTGTGCGTCGGATCGTGCTTCCTCACCGGCGACCGCGAACCCGACGAGCGGGTGCTGACGCACGAGCGCGTCCACGCCCGCCAATGGCGCCGCTACGGGCTGCTGATGCCCGTGCTCTACCTGTTGGCCGGACGCGACCCGCTGCGCAATCGCTTCGAGATCGAGGCGGGACTGGCCGATGGCAACTACATCCCCCGCCGCGGTGCGCGCGGCTGA
- a CDS encoding arginase family protein, producing MTRFIVVPQWQGSPSARSMTLIDGAEAIAGDLPRSATERVDVPVEAGEALDTGIRRFSSIQRTRDLIATALDRTDGDASPSAEHAVVIGGDCGVAVPAVAHAATRTSGMAVVWFDAHADLHTPLSSPSGAFAGMALHALFGHGPLTADGAVPPARIVLAGAREFDDAESEVVRAEGLRVLSADELAAPGALADAVAATGATSVYVHVDLDVLDPAVITGVAAPVPFGLDVPTVTAAIAGLRERLPLAGASLSGFAPAHPGAAVEDMGSVLRIVGALA from the coding sequence ATGACCCGATTCATCGTGGTCCCGCAGTGGCAGGGATCCCCCTCCGCGCGATCGATGACCCTGATCGACGGTGCCGAGGCGATCGCCGGAGACCTCCCCCGCAGCGCGACCGAGCGCGTGGACGTCCCGGTCGAGGCCGGGGAGGCACTCGACACCGGCATCCGACGTTTCAGCTCGATCCAGCGCACCCGGGACCTGATCGCGACCGCCCTCGATCGCACCGACGGCGACGCCTCACCCTCGGCCGAGCACGCCGTGGTGATCGGCGGCGACTGCGGCGTCGCCGTGCCAGCCGTGGCTCACGCCGCGACGAGGACGAGCGGCATGGCCGTGGTGTGGTTCGACGCGCACGCGGACCTCCACACGCCGCTCTCGTCGCCGTCGGGGGCCTTCGCGGGCATGGCGCTGCACGCGCTCTTCGGCCACGGCCCGCTCACCGCCGACGGCGCCGTGCCGCCGGCGAGGATCGTCCTGGCAGGCGCACGGGAGTTCGACGACGCGGAGAGCGAGGTCGTCCGCGCCGAGGGCCTGCGGGTGCTCAGCGCCGACGAGCTCGCTGCGCCCGGGGCTCTCGCCGACGCCGTGGCGGCCACCGGCGCGACATCCGTCTACGTGCACGTCGATCTCGACGTGCTCGATCCCGCGGTGATCACCGGTGTCGCCGCTCCCGTACCCTTCGGCCTCGACGTGCCCACCGTCACCGCGGCGATCGCCGGACTGCGCGAGAGGCTGCCGCTGGCGGGCGCCTCCCTCTCGGGCTTCGCGCCGGCGCATCCCGGCGCCGCGGTGGAGGACATGGGATCGGTCCTGCGCATCGTCGGAGCCCTCGCATGA
- a CDS encoding PspA/IM30 family protein produces MAKQSIFGRISTLMKANINALLDQAEDPQKMLDQLVRDYTNSIADAESAIAETIGNLRLLERDHQEDIQAATEWGNKALAASRKADELRGTGNTADADKFDNLAKVALQRQISEENEARAIAPTIATQTEVVEKLKDGLNGMKVKLDQLRSKRSELLARAKTAEAQNRVHDAVKSIDVLDPTSELGRFEDKVRRQEALATGKQELAASSLDAQFESLEDVGQLTEVEARLAALKTGGAAGAIER; encoded by the coding sequence ATGGCAAAGCAGTCCATCTTCGGTCGCATCTCGACGCTCATGAAGGCGAACATCAACGCCCTGCTCGATCAGGCCGAGGACCCGCAGAAGATGCTCGACCAGCTCGTGCGGGACTACACGAACTCGATCGCCGACGCGGAGTCGGCCATCGCCGAGACCATCGGCAACCTGCGCCTGCTCGAGCGCGACCACCAGGAAGACATCCAGGCGGCGACCGAGTGGGGCAACAAGGCCCTGGCCGCGAGCCGCAAGGCCGACGAGCTGCGCGGAACCGGCAACACCGCCGACGCCGACAAGTTCGACAACCTCGCCAAGGTGGCCCTCCAGCGCCAGATCAGCGAGGAGAACGAGGCGCGGGCCATCGCCCCGACGATCGCCACGCAGACCGAGGTCGTCGAGAAGCTCAAGGACGGCCTGAACGGCATGAAGGTCAAGCTCGACCAGCTGCGCTCGAAGCGCTCCGAGCTGCTGGCCCGCGCCAAGACCGCCGAGGCGCAGAACCGCGTGCACGACGCCGTGAAGTCCATCGACGTCCTCGACCCCACCAGCGAGCTGGGACGCTTCGAAGACAAGGTGCGGCGCCAGGAGGCTCTCGCCACCGGCAAGCAGGAACTGGCCGCGTCGAGCCTGGACGCCCAGTTCGAGAGCCTCGAGGACGTCGGTCAGCTCACCGAGGTCGAGGCGCGCCTCGCCGCGTTGAAGACCGGCGGCGCCGCCGGGGCGATCGAGCGCTGA